The following proteins are encoded in a genomic region of Corylus avellana chromosome ca4, CavTom2PMs-1.0:
- the LOC132177289 gene encoding LOW QUALITY PROTEIN: cytochrome P450 704B1 (The sequence of the model RefSeq protein was modified relative to this genomic sequence to represent the inferred CDS: substituted 1 base at 1 genomic stop codon), whose amino-acid sequence MGEEKDLPLVYSSPDGYNMGMLMLACIVLSWMFIPIWNQRNKKGPKTWPLVGAAIEQFMNYDRMHDWLVKYLSESKTVVVPMPFTTYTYIADPANVEYVLKTNFANYPKGEVYQSYMEVLLGGGIFNADGELWRKQRKTASFEFASKNLRDFSTVVFREYSLKLSAILSEASFQNQEVDMQELLMRMTLDSICKVGFGVEIGTLAPNLPDNRFAKAFDTANIIVTLRFIDPLWKIKKFLNVGSEALLDKSMKIIDDFTYSVIRRRKAEIEEARATGKRXKYQIKHDILSRFIELSEASESNSTDKYLRDVVLNFVIAGRDTTATTLSWAIYMIMTHADVYNKLYSELKSFEEDQAKEENVSLLQYDTEDLESFSRRVEQFAGLLNYDSLGRLYYLHAVITETLRLYPAVPQDPKGVLEDDVLPDGTKVKAGGMVTYVPYSMGRMEYNWGPDAPSFKPERWLKDGFFQNASPFKFTAFQAGPRICLGKDSAYLQMKMALAILCRFYKYSLVPGHTVKYRMMTILSMANGLKLTTARRS is encoded by the exons ATGGGAGAAGAAAAGGATCTTCCATTAGTTTATTCTTCCCCAGATGGGTACAACATGGGAATGTTGATGCTGGCTTGTATAGTTTTGTCATGGATGTTTATCCCTATATGGAACCAAAGGAATAAGAAAGGCCCAAAAACATGGCCACTCGTGGGTGCAGCAATCGAACAGTTCATGAACTATGACAGAATGCACGATTGGCTTGTCAAGTACCTGTCTGAGTCAAAAACTGTCGTGGTCCCGATGCCATTCACAACATACACTTACATTGCAGATCCTGCAAATGTGGAATATGTCCTTAAAACCAACTTTGCCAATTATCCAAAG GGTGAAGTGTATCAATCGTACATGGAAGTGCTGCTAGGAGGTGGGATTTTCAATGCAGATGGTGAGCTTTGGAGGAAACAGAGGAAGACTGCAAGCTTTGAGTTTGCGTCCAAGAACTTGAGAGATTTCAGCACTGTAGTCTTCAGAGAGTATAGTTTGAAGCTTTCTGCTATTCTAAGCGAAGCTTCTTTCCAAAACCAAGAAGTAGATATGCAG GAGTTGTTGATGAGGATGACTTTGGACTCCATATGTAAGGTGGGATTTGGTGTAGAAATTGGAACTTTGGCTCCCAATCTGCCAGATAATCGCTTTGCCAAGGCTTTTGACACTGCAAACATCATTGTGACGCTTCGCTTCATTGACCCACTgtggaaaataaagaaatttctGAATGTGGGCTCAGAAGCTCTACTTGATAAGAGCATGAAAATCATCGACGACTTCACCTACTCAGTTATTCGAAGAAGGAAAGCAGAAATAGAAGAAGCTCGAGCGACTGGCAAAA GATGAAAATATCAGATAAAGCATGATATATTGTCAAGATTTATAGAGTTAAGTGAAGCCTCAGAAAGCAATTCAACAGACAAGTATCTCAGAGATGTTGTCCTCAACTTTGTGATCGCTGGCCGTGACACAACGGCAACTACACTCTCATGGGCAATATACATGATAATGACCCATGCCGACGTGTACAACAAGCTTTACTCAGAGCTCAAAAGTTTCGAAGAAGATCAAGCCAAAGAAGAGAATGTGTCGTTGCTTCAGTATGACACTGAGGACTTGGAATCATTCAGTCGAAGAGTAGAGCAATTTGCAGGCCTCTTGAATTATGATTCTCTGGGAAGGTTATATTATCTGCATGCAGTAATCACAGAGACACTTCGTCTGTACCCGGCAGTCCCTCAG GACCCCAAGGGTGTCTTAGAGGATGATGTCTTGCCAGACGGAACCAAGGTAAAAGCAGGAGGCATGGTGACTTACGTTCCCTACTCAATGGGTAGAATGGAGTACAACTGGGGCCCTGATGCACCCTCATTCAAGCCTGAGAGATGGCTCAAGGATGGATTCTTCCAAAACGCATCTCCTTTCAAGTTCACTGCATTTCAG GCTGGGCCAAGAATATGCCTTGGGAAGGACTCTGCATACCTCCAAATGAAGATGGCACTGGccattttgtgtaggttttacAAATACAGTTTGGTACCAGGTCATACAGTGAAGTACAGAATGATGACAATACTATCAATGGCGAATGGCTTGAAGCTTACCACAGCGAGACGTTCTTAA
- the LOC132177285 gene encoding NAC domain-containing protein 2 isoform X1, translating to MEARAGSDLPPGFRFHPTDEELIVYYLRNQATSRPCPASMIPEVDIYKFDPWQLPEKAGFGENEWYFFSPRDRKYPNGVRPNRAAVSGYWKATGTDKAIYSGSKYVGVKKALVFYTGRPPKGVKTDWIMHEYRLCDSRKQPSKRMGSMRLDDWVLCRIYKKKPMAKSLEQKEEDFLLPAQIDVTTEQQHMPKFPRTCSLTQLLDMDYLSSISQHLCDNSYNSAFDFQNIMGNDEKPKLGEMPYQYMMDSASGKFQVNQGSILSQPIFLNPVYDMPGFDR from the exons ATGGAGGCTAGAGCCGGCTCCGACCTTCCTCCTGGGTTTAGGTTCCACCCAACTGATGAGGAGTTGATCGTGTATTACCTTCGGAACCAAGCAACATCAAGGCCATGCCCTGCTTCAATGATCCCGGAGGTCGATATTTACAAATTTGATCCATGGCAATTACCCG AAAAAGCAGGATTTGGAGAGAATGAATGGTACTTCTTTAGCCCGCGGGATCGGAAATACCCAAATGGGGTGCGGCCTAACAGAGCAGCGGTGTCCGGGTATTGGAAAGCCACCGGCACCGACAAGGCTATCTACAGTGGGTCGAAGTACGTCGGGGTGAAGAAAGCTCTCGTGTTTTACACGGGCAGGCCGCCGAAGGGCGTGAAGACAGATTGGATTATGCACGAATATCGCTTATGTGATTCGCGTAAACAACCCAGCAAGCGTATGGGATCCATGAGG tTGGATGATTGGGTCCTATGTAGGATCTATAAGAAGAAGCCTATGGCCAAGTCTTTGGAGCAAAAAGAGGAAGACTTTCTCCTGCCTGCTCAAATTGATGTGACGACAGAGCAACAACATATGCCAAAATTTCCAAGGACCTGTTCCCTTACTCAACTATTGGATATGGATTATTTGAGCTCAATCTCCCAACATTTATGTGACAATTCATACAACTCAGCCTTTGATTTCCAAAACATCATGGGCAATGATGAGAAACCCAAGCTAGGGGAAATGCCCTACCAATATATGATGGATTCAGCCTCAGGGAAGTTTCAAGTGAATCAGGGTAGCATCCTGAGCCAGCCTATATTCTTGAATCCGGTGTATGATATGCCTGGCTTTGACCgctaa
- the LOC132177285 gene encoding NAC domain-containing protein 2 isoform X2, with product MPCFNDPGEKAGFGENEWYFFSPRDRKYPNGVRPNRAAVSGYWKATGTDKAIYSGSKYVGVKKALVFYTGRPPKGVKTDWIMHEYRLCDSRKQPSKRMGSMRLDDWVLCRIYKKKPMAKSLEQKEEDFLLPAQIDVTTEQQHMPKFPRTCSLTQLLDMDYLSSISQHLCDNSYNSAFDFQNIMGNDEKPKLGEMPYQYMMDSASGKFQVNQGSILSQPIFLNPVYDMPGFDR from the exons ATGCCCTGCTTCAATGATCCCGGAG AAAAAGCAGGATTTGGAGAGAATGAATGGTACTTCTTTAGCCCGCGGGATCGGAAATACCCAAATGGGGTGCGGCCTAACAGAGCAGCGGTGTCCGGGTATTGGAAAGCCACCGGCACCGACAAGGCTATCTACAGTGGGTCGAAGTACGTCGGGGTGAAGAAAGCTCTCGTGTTTTACACGGGCAGGCCGCCGAAGGGCGTGAAGACAGATTGGATTATGCACGAATATCGCTTATGTGATTCGCGTAAACAACCCAGCAAGCGTATGGGATCCATGAGG tTGGATGATTGGGTCCTATGTAGGATCTATAAGAAGAAGCCTATGGCCAAGTCTTTGGAGCAAAAAGAGGAAGACTTTCTCCTGCCTGCTCAAATTGATGTGACGACAGAGCAACAACATATGCCAAAATTTCCAAGGACCTGTTCCCTTACTCAACTATTGGATATGGATTATTTGAGCTCAATCTCCCAACATTTATGTGACAATTCATACAACTCAGCCTTTGATTTCCAAAACATCATGGGCAATGATGAGAAACCCAAGCTAGGGGAAATGCCCTACCAATATATGATGGATTCAGCCTCAGGGAAGTTTCAAGTGAATCAGGGTAGCATCCTGAGCCAGCCTATATTCTTGAATCCGGTGTATGATATGCCTGGCTTTGACCgctaa
- the LOC132177287 gene encoding uncharacterized mitochondrial protein AtMg00810-like — translation MKLPPGFGLKDSSKVCKLKKSLYGLKQASRQWFSKFSSTLIQHGFTQSMSDYSLLTQVKKTSFIILLVYVDDIVIASNDNLAIEELTTFLNSVFSLKDLGELKFFLGLEIARSAKGISLSQRKYALEVLDDCGMLACKPSSVPMEANFKLSREEGELISDPTIYKRLVGKLVYLTITRPDLSYSMQLLSQFMDSPRQPHLDVAHKVLRYIKSSPGQGIFFSASSELHLKAFCDSDWAGCPDSRRSVTRFCICLGDSLIS, via the coding sequence ATGAAGTTACCTCCTGGTTTTGGTTTGAAAGATTCATCTAAAGTTTGCAAGCTTAAGAAATCACtttatggtcttaaacaagccTCAAGGCAGTGGTTTTCTAAATTCTCTTCTACCCTTATACAGCATGGTTTTACTCAATCCATGTCTGATTACTCTCTTTTGACTCAAGTAAAGAAAACCTCTTTTATTATTCTACTTGTATATGTAGACGATATTGTCATAGCAAGTAATGACAATCTAGCTATAGAAGAGCTTACAACATTTCTCAATtctgtttttagtttgaaagaCCTTGGAGAATTGAAGTTTTTCTTAGGGCTTGAAATTGCAAGAAGTGCAAAGGGCATTTCCTTATCACAGAGGAAATATGCCTTAGAAGTTTTAGATGATTGTGGAATGCTTGCATGCAAACCCTCTTCTGTTCCTATGGAAGCTAATTTCAAGTTGTCTAGAGAAGAAGGTGAATTGATTTCTGATCCAACCATTTACAAAAGACTTGTGGGAAAGCTGGTTTATCTTACAATTACAAGGCCAGATTTATCATATTCTATGCAATTGTTAAGTCAGTTCATGGATTCTCCTCGTCAGCCTCATCTTGATGTTGCACACAAGGTCCTTAGGTACATTAAATCCTCTCCTGGACAGGGCATTTTCTTCTCAGCTTCTTCAGAATTACATTTGAAGGCATTttgtgattctgattgggcCGGATGCCCTGATAGTCGCAGATCAGTCACAAGGTTTTGTATTTGTCTAGGAGATTCCCTCATCTCTTAG